Genomic segment of Paenibacillus macerans:
TATGATATCTTCAGCGTATGAAGATAGTCTTTATATGGAAAGTATTTTTTCGTTATTAGAAATCAACAAAGACGAGAATGAAGAAGGGAAAGTTTTTAATGGTAACTTTGAAAAAATAGAATTTAAAAATGTTTATTTTAAATATAACAATACAGATACTTATGTTATTGAAGATTTAAATCTTACAATAGAGGCTAATAAGTCATATTCAATAGTGGGGTTAAATGGAGCAGGTAAAACAACATTGATGAAGCTCTTAACTAATTTATATGAGCCTACATCTGGTGAAATATTAATAGATGGTGTTAACATGAAATGTTATAAAAAAAGCTCCATTTATCAGCAAATAAGTGCCGTATTTCAAGACTTTATAAAGTATCCTCTTAGTGTTGAAAAAAATATTGGATTAGGGGATATAGGTAATATTGAGAATTTTAGAATGATTGAGAATTCAGCAAAACAGATAGAGGCGGATAAATTTATAAATAAATTACCTCAAAAATATAAAACCAACTTGCAAAGAGAATGGTCAGACGGTGTGGACTTATCCATAGGACAATGGCAAAAATTAGCTATATCCAGAGCGTTGATGAAAAAAGCTCCTATACTAGTACTAGATGAACCTACTGCTTCACTTGATGCGGTAGCAGAACAGGATTTGTTCAAAAATTTCAAATTTATAGTAGAAAATCGGACTTGTTTTTTAATTGCACATAGGTTTTCAACTATAAAATTGGCAGATAAAATATTCGTTTTAAAAGATAAAAGAATTATTGAAGAAGGAAGTCATGATCAACTAATTTATGAAGATGGTGAATATGCTAGATTGTATAAAATACAGAGCGAGATGATTTCAACGCCTGTATTAGTATAATAGGTTTCTAGCTGTGTAAATGAAATACGGAGTTTATTCTTTCGGCGCTCATCCTTGATCTGTCCTCGATGAAAGAATTTCTTATCAAAATCGGACTTTTTGAACTACCTCTAAAAGGATATTAAATGGTCAACAAAAGCACTGATGATCGAACTCTCCAAAGAATCCTTGAGATAGACAAGATACCTTTTTTGCGGGGCAGGGTCGGCAAGGGGAATAATGGCTACCTTGTCGCTAACATCGGTCTTGCCATAGGATTTGGGCAGAATCGTACCGCCTACATTTTTAGCTATTTCCGTAATTGTCGTTGCATTAGTGCTCACACCTATACCGGGAGATGAGTATGTTGCTTGGGCCTATTTTCTAAGGGCTATAGCTTAAAAGAAAGAAAACACTTCCTTTCTAGAAGTTTCCTCGCCAGTTGTAGGCAAATACGTGCCTATAAACGAAGTAGAGGATGAAGCGTTTTCCAGCAAAGCAATGGGAGAAGGGTTGCAATTCTACAAAAAAGGGGGCTGCCTCATAAGCCATGAAATGGCCGATTGAGGGTTGGAACAAGGGATAATCCCTGCTCCAACCCTTTTTTACCTCCTTACGGCTCAATTCCCCATACCAGCTGATCGTTCATATACCCGGTAACCTGTTCATTGCTTACGAACTGATTGCTGGATGCCTTAAACGAGTAATCGTCAGCCTGGTTGTAATTGGACCAGTCGGTTTTGGAGAAGCGTGCTTGAATTTCTGCGCTCTGGCCGGGGTTAAGCGTTCCAGCCGAACTTGTAAAGCCGATTTCCAGAGCATAATCGGCTCCGGCAACCGGAGTCGCCAGTTTAATGAATTTGCCGGTTACATTGGCACTTCCGATACTGGACCAGTCACACCAGAAATTTTGTGCTTTTTCCCCGTCAATCGTATAGTAATACCGGAGTGTTACCTCGCTTAACTGAATCGCCGAATCCCCGTTGTTGACTAATTTGAATTTTGGTGAAATTCCGTTGGTGGAGGCACTCGTGTTGCCGTTAAAAGCTTGGATCGTCAAGTCTCCCGCGGGTACAGGAGCACTGCTGTCCACTACATTTACCGTAAGAACCGCGTCATTTCCTCCGCTGAAATGAAAGGTTATCGCATGCTGACCCAGCGGCAGCGTGGAAAGATAGGATTGGTTCAGAACGACGGCAGCGCTTGATTCCGTATAATCCTGGCCCGATGTAAGAGCATAATTTCCATTCGTTATGTTAGTAAGCTGGTGTCCATTTAAAGTGAGGGATACGGAAATATCCTGCCCCAGATTCTCCGCTTTATCATATGTCGCATTCACGGGCGTAATCGCAGCGCTTGGTGTTGAATCGACAATTTTGACTTTTAATACGGGATCTTTTCCTTGATTAAAATCAAAGACGATCGAATGCTCGCCAACCGGCAGCCCAGCCAGGAATTCTTTTTTCAGCAGCAGCGTATTTCCGCTCAAGGTATAGTCCTGATTCTCGGTCAATGCATTGGTGCCTGCCCGAAGGGCGGTTAACGTATTGCCGTTAAAATTCACGGTGATGGCTATGTCGCTTCGACTCGGCGCGTATTTGTCGAATTCAACCTTTGCAGGTGTGATGGATGCGCTGGGGGCTCCATTGCCGGCCTTTAAATCGGGCAGTTCATCCAAGGTAATTACATAATCACTTTGATAAAGTGTTTTCAGGGTTTCCGGATAATTAAAGGCGGTACTCATGAGATGCTCGCCATACCAGGGGCAGAAGTAGAGCCAACCCGCTTTTTCCTCCGTCAGATTCTGTACGCTTGGAACGGTGTCGTTCTCCGTCATGGCCACCATTTTCGTGCCGCCGGTTAAGTCAACAAGCTGATAGAAAATCGAAGTAATGGCATCTTCATTGAGGACGCCGGACAAACCGTCATGGCGGTTGTAGATCGTATTGTATTTATCGTAGCCGACAATATCCACCTTGTCGTCGCCGGGATACCATACGGGAGAAGTGTTATACACGTAGCTGTTGTAGGTCCAGATCAAATTGTGCAGGCCGTACGTCTCCGTAAGTTCGGTATAGAGCTGATCCCAGAGCTGCTTGTACACCTCCGCGCCTGCCGAAGCCCACCAGAACCACGCGCCTTCCCCATTCAATCCGCCGTTGCCTTCCGCCTCATGATAAGGACGGAAAATAACCGGCACATTGTTTTCTTGCAGAATCAGCAGCTGTTCGGCTAAATCCTCAATCGTCATCATCACGTATTGATATTCTTTCGTACCGGGAACCACCGCATTGGCTGTATTAAAATTGGTTTCCGTCGGCTTGTAGGTGGCGTTCTTCCAATCCACAAACTCTCCGAGCTGATAAGCGTTGAAATCTCGGGGCACATTGATATGCCAGCTAGCTGTGGCGATCCCGCCCCGGTTATTCACCCAATCGATCATCCGCTCGGTTGTGCCGTCTTCCCAACCGTAGAGCGGATTATAGTTCATAAGATCGAAGCCGCGGATGGCCGGATACTTTCCGGTTAAATTGTAGATCCATTCAAACTCCAGCTCAGAATTGCCGTTATTCCCGCCTCCGTAGATCTCCTGCTGGCCGGAGATAATATGGTTGCCGTAAACCTCCGTTAAATAATTCATCAAAGTCTGCGTTTCCGGCGTGGCTAGAGGATCGGTAAGAACGGGCTGCACATCCAAGGGATCAAGATCGGCGTAATCCACGGTGAAGGTGTCAAAATAAGCGAACCCCCAACCGGCCTTCAGTTGAATGGTGTTGCTTCCTTGCTTCAGCTTATGAAAGCCAAAATCAAAATTCGACCACTCGGTTGTGTAGGGCAGCATATATGAGCCTTTGGTAACGCCGTTAACCGTTAAGTATTGAAGCCGGCCATCTGGACTGAGCTCCTGCATATACCGGGTGGAGATTGCATACATGCCGGTTTCCGGGACGGTCACTGTGAAGGTGATTGTACCGGAATTCTGCATCCAGACAAACCCGCTCCCCGAGAATCCGGGCTTAGGTTGTCCGTAAATTTCAGTCGCCACTTGAAGATCGGAGGTAAGCTGAGCATCTTCGCCTTCAATGGTGAAAAGCGGACTCGGACTGTCTGCATGAACGGGCGCTGTCATCAATCCAGGCAGCAGAGTAAATACCAGAGTAAATGCCAGCATGATTGCGCTTACTTTTTTCAGCAAATTTTTCATTATCATCATTCCTTTCCATGTAAAATATGAAAAATAATCGCGAAATCTATCAACTCATGGCGGCGATTTACAGTAAATATAGCACATGTACCAAATTATGTAAATATATGAAAATTGAAATATTTCTGCATCTTGAACAAAGTTCAAGTCATAAGTTAAGTTGAAGATGCCCCAAAAGCTTCGCTTTTGAGACACCTTCAAAATGAAATCACTTATATAAATTATTTACACAACTCACATTGTGCTAGTGTCAATCACGAACCGATATTTCACATCCGAAGCTAACACTCGTTTATAGGCTTCATCAATCTGGTCGGCCGAGATCACCTCGATCTTAGGAACAATGTTGTGTTTTGCGCAAAAATCCAACATTTCCTGGGTCTCACGGATGCCTCCAATCATGGAGCCTGCAAATGAACGGCGGTGACCGATGAGGGACATGACATTTAGGGACAACGGCTCTCCAGGGGCACCGACGTTCACCAAAGTTCCGTCAAGCGTGAGCAGTCCGAAATAAGCATCCAAATCGATGCTGGCGCTTACCGTGTTTATAATCAAATCAAAGTGCCCGGCAAGCTTTTCGAATGTTTCCGGATCGCTTGTGGCATAGTAGTTGTCTGCGCCTAATTGCAAGCCATCATCCTTTTTCTTCAATGATTGTGACAGCACGGTGACCTCAGCACCCATGGCGTGGGCAATTTGCACAGCCATATGACCAAGACCGCCCATACCGACAACAGCTACTTTTTTACCCGGGCCAGCTCCCCAGTGATTTAACGGAGAATATGTCGTAATACCTGCACAAAGTAATGGTGCTGCGACATCAAGCTCAATGCTGTCGGGAATTCTGACAACGAAGTCCTCAGTGACGACAATATGGGTAGAGTAGCCGCCTTGAGTTGGTTCGCCGTATTTGTCCACACCCGCGTAGGTCGGGACATTTCCTTTAAGGCAGTATTGTTCTTCCCCTTTTCGGCAGTTCTCACATTCGCCACAGGAGTCGACCATACATCCTACCCCAACCCGGTCACCGACCTTGTATTTCGTGACATTAGGTCCTACAGCCGTGACAATTCCCGCAATCTCGTGTCCGGGTACGAGCGGATAGTTTACAGGTCCCCATTCCCCGTGAGCCGTATGGATGTCGGAATGGCAGATTCCTGCATATTTAATCTCAATTAAAACATCATGTGAATCAAGATCACGTCTTTTAATTTCAGCCTCTCGAAACGGTTTGTCCGGACCATCGACAGCGCGTGCTTTAGCGGTAATCATTCATAAATCCTCCTATCATTATTTTTTACAATCCCTTACAAAACAGATTTTACTCCTTAGAGTTAACTCTAGGTCAAGTGCCGATTTTATGGTATAGTTGTTTTATATATTAGAGTTAGCTCGAGGTCTATATTTTTTTATGAAAGGAAGAGCCAAGTTGAAGACATATTCGATCAGCGAAGTTGCCAAAGAACTGAATCTAACGCCATATACCTTGCGTTACTACGACAAAGAAGGACTTATCCCTTTTGTAGAACGGACAGCCAGCGGAACACGTTTGTTTAAAGAATCCGATATCGAAGCTTTAAAAATAATAGAATGTCTAAAATCCACGGGGATGCCGATCAAGGAAATTAAAAATTTTATTGACTGGTGTTCTGAAGGGGACGCCACCTTGCAACAAAGATATGACATGTTTCTG
This window contains:
- a CDS encoding glycosyl hydrolase, translated to MKNLLKKVSAIMLAFTLVFTLLPGLMTAPVHADSPSPLFTIEGEDAQLTSDLQVATEIYGQPKPGFSGSGFVWMQNSGTITFTVTVPETGMYAISTRYMQELSPDGRLQYLTVNGVTKGSYMLPYTTEWSNFDFGFHKLKQGSNTIQLKAGWGFAYFDTFTVDYADLDPLDVQPVLTDPLATPETQTLMNYLTEVYGNHIISGQQEIYGGGNNGNSELEFEWIYNLTGKYPAIRGFDLMNYNPLYGWEDGTTERMIDWVNNRGGIATASWHINVPRDFNAYQLGEFVDWKNATYKPTETNFNTANAVVPGTKEYQYVMMTIEDLAEQLLILQENNVPVIFRPYHEAEGNGGLNGEGAWFWWASAGAEVYKQLWDQLYTELTETYGLHNLIWTYNSYVYNTSPVWYPGDDKVDIVGYDKYNTIYNRHDGLSGVLNEDAITSIFYQLVDLTGGTKMVAMTENDTVPSVQNLTEEKAGWLYFCPWYGEHLMSTAFNYPETLKTLYQSDYVITLDELPDLKAGNGAPSASITPAKVEFDKYAPSRSDIAITVNFNGNTLTALRAGTNALTENQDYTLSGNTLLLKKEFLAGLPVGEHSIVFDFNQGKDPVLKVKIVDSTPSAAITPVNATYDKAENLGQDISVSLTLNGHQLTNITNGNYALTSGQDYTESSAAVVLNQSYLSTLPLGQHAITFHFSGGNDAVLTVNVVDSSAPVPAGDLTIQAFNGNTSASTNGISPKFKLVNNGDSAIQLSEVTLRYYYTIDGEKAQNFWCDWSSIGSANVTGKFIKLATPVAGADYALEIGFTSSAGTLNPGQSAEIQARFSKTDWSNYNQADDYSFKASSNQFVSNEQVTGYMNDQLVWGIEP
- a CDS encoding NAD(P)-dependent alcohol dehydrogenase produces the protein MITAKARAVDGPDKPFREAEIKRRDLDSHDVLIEIKYAGICHSDIHTAHGEWGPVNYPLVPGHEIAGIVTAVGPNVTKYKVGDRVGVGCMVDSCGECENCRKGEEQYCLKGNVPTYAGVDKYGEPTQGGYSTHIVVTEDFVVRIPDSIELDVAAPLLCAGITTYSPLNHWGAGPGKKVAVVGMGGLGHMAVQIAHAMGAEVTVLSQSLKKKDDGLQLGADNYYATSDPETFEKLAGHFDLIINTVSASIDLDAYFGLLTLDGTLVNVGAPGEPLSLNVMSLIGHRRSFAGSMIGGIRETQEMLDFCAKHNIVPKIEVISADQIDEAYKRVLASDVKYRFVIDTSTM
- a CDS encoding MerR family transcriptional regulator, whose protein sequence is MKTYSISEVAKELNLTPYTLRYYDKEGLIPFVERTASGTRLFKESDIEALKIIECLKSTGMPIKEIKNFIDWCSEGDATLQQRYDMFLERKAAVEAQMEELKKTLAVIEHKCFYYKTALDAGTEDIHKNNIGSLMAN